The following coding sequences lie in one Acidobacteriota bacterium genomic window:
- a CDS encoding DUF1800 domain-containing protein, with amino-acid sequence MANQYDRMAHLLRRAGFGARPDEIEASVKLGFEATVEQLVNFETVPENPAMPATPVTRDGTFNIRLLTPEDTAVWWLERMVKTRRPLQERMVLFWHDHFATSVSKVGAPNGYKYLYWQNLLFRQHATGNFRSLVKAINRDPAMLWWLDNYLNVKGSPNENYARELMEIFTLGLDAYFAGVYTEPDVQQAARAFTGWGLLCGDNLMHCEADLDRFNEQNGPLATPAEVVQIPPNTPDNSIASQRHDYTDKTVFGKTGNFNGDDIVDLIFDQEPQRTYAARMICTKLFEYFAYENPETQVVDHLAAVALRSNFDLKAILRDLFLNTKEFYSDKAMHALVKWPAYYAINAIRLTQATFNYQQAYGGGFGGVNIAPSSIAAMGQVLLNPPDVFGWPGKSNWITTSQLFARANFASNLTAARGIAPAPPGIPIDAVLATAGLNVDSTAEEVADSFIKLLVQAVLHPQLRQLLIDYLRKDDNGNIGTFRLDEPTKDKKIRGLIHLLLSRPEAQTF; translated from the coding sequence ATGGCAAATCAGTACGACAGAATGGCGCATTTGCTGCGCCGAGCGGGATTCGGCGCTCGCCCGGATGAGATCGAGGCTTCTGTAAAGCTTGGCTTTGAAGCGACCGTAGAGCAATTGGTCAATTTCGAAACTGTGCCGGAAAACCCGGCGATGCCTGCGACGCCGGTGACGCGCGACGGAACGTTCAACATTCGCTTGTTGACGCCGGAAGACACTGCCGTATGGTGGCTCGAGCGAATGGTCAAAACGCGTCGTCCGTTGCAGGAACGTATGGTGTTGTTCTGGCACGATCATTTCGCGACTTCGGTCAGCAAAGTCGGCGCTCCGAACGGATACAAATACCTGTACTGGCAAAATCTGTTGTTTCGTCAACATGCGACGGGCAATTTCCGCAGTCTGGTCAAAGCCATCAACCGCGACCCGGCGATGTTGTGGTGGTTGGACAATTACCTGAACGTCAAAGGTTCGCCGAACGAAAATTACGCGCGCGAATTGATGGAGATTTTCACGCTGGGGCTGGATGCATACTTCGCGGGCGTGTACACAGAACCGGACGTGCAACAGGCGGCGCGCGCGTTCACCGGTTGGGGATTATTGTGCGGTGACAATCTGATGCACTGCGAAGCCGATTTGGATCGGTTCAACGAACAAAACGGGCCGCTGGCCACGCCCGCCGAAGTCGTTCAGATTCCGCCAAACACACCCGACAATTCCATCGCTTCGCAACGTCACGATTACACGGACAAAACCGTGTTCGGGAAAACCGGCAACTTCAATGGCGACGACATTGTAGATTTGATTTTCGACCAGGAACCGCAGCGCACGTACGCGGCGCGTATGATCTGCACAAAGCTGTTTGAGTATTTCGCATATGAAAACCCGGAAACACAGGTCGTTGACCATTTGGCTGCCGTCGCGCTTCGTTCAAACTTCGACCTCAAAGCCATCCTGCGCGATTTGTTCCTGAACACGAAAGAGTTTTACTCCGACAAAGCCATGCACGCGCTGGTCAAATGGCCGGCGTATTACGCGATCAATGCAATTCGCCTGACGCAGGCGACGTTTAATTACCAGCAAGCGTATGGCGGAGGCTTCGGCGGTGTAAATATCGCGCCGTCCAGCATCGCGGCAATGGGACAAGTATTATTGAATCCGCCGGACGTGTTCGGCTGGCCGGGCAAAAGCAATTGGATCACCACGTCGCAATTGTTTGCGCGCGCGAATTTCGCCAGCAATCTGACCGCCGCGCGTGGCATAGCTCCGGCTCCTCCTGGAATTCCGATAGATGCGGTGCTGGCGACAGCGGGGCTGAATGTGGACTCAACTGCCGAAGAAGTTGCGGATTCCTTCATCAAACTGCTGGTGCAAGCGGTGCTGCACCCACAACTTCGGCAGTTACTGATTGATTATTTGAGGAAAGACGACAACGGCAACATCGGGACTTTTCGGTTGGACGAACCCACAAAAGACAAAAAGATTCGTGGCTTGATTCACCTGCTGCTTTCCAGGCCGGAGGCACAAACCTTTTGA
- a CDS encoding DUF1501 domain-containing protein: MSKPTRRDFIKTGAGAFGAGIVLPAINRQAKGVIVVESLRHALVAEDRILVVVELAGGNDPLSTIVPLAKYDTYASFRSRLAIPRNQVLALNGSTTMGLTPHLSAIKPLADAGKLAIVQSVHYPNPNLSHDGSRNIYRIGDPQPSVTAQNGWLGRHSLLFGSKTNPLDTVGIGGVNTALYAPGVKISGIGADPQGNPSGYSFNADQRFPSDRNQQLEVARWVNPDASALLYDDLTENVWLDALNSSDSVVQAAASYSSTVTYPTTNFAGGLKLIAKMASSTTPKLGTRVFYVTLGGFDTHANQDKDLPTLHKTLGEGLKAFYDDLTVKGLVDKTLIMIWSEFGRRVADNASNGTDHGTANNIYFLGGKVKGGFYGSDPNLTDLSQGNLKYQIDFRDVYSTVIQGWFGNSASEAAQVLGGTFNNLGTFV; the protein is encoded by the coding sequence ATGTCAAAACCTACACGCAGAGATTTCATCAAAACCGGCGCAGGCGCGTTTGGCGCAGGGATTGTTCTTCCTGCAATCAATCGCCAAGCCAAAGGGGTAATCGTCGTCGAATCGCTTCGGCATGCGCTGGTCGCCGAAGACAGAATCCTGGTCGTCGTCGAATTGGCGGGCGGAAACGATCCGCTCAGCACCATTGTTCCGCTGGCCAAGTACGACACCTACGCCAGTTTTCGCTCACGGCTGGCCATTCCGCGCAATCAGGTGTTGGCGCTTAACGGTTCGACAACGATGGGATTAACACCGCACCTGTCGGCGATCAAACCGCTGGCCGACGCGGGTAAGTTGGCCATCGTCCAAAGCGTGCATTATCCCAATCCGAATTTGTCGCACGATGGTTCGCGGAACATTTATCGCATCGGAGATCCGCAACCTTCTGTTACAGCGCAAAATGGGTGGCTGGGCCGACATTCGCTGCTGTTCGGCAGTAAAACCAATCCGCTCGATACTGTAGGCATCGGGGGAGTCAACACGGCGCTGTACGCTCCGGGCGTGAAAATTTCCGGCATCGGCGCTGACCCGCAAGGCAATCCGTCCGGTTATTCCTTTAATGCCGATCAACGGTTTCCCAGTGACCGCAATCAACAATTGGAAGTGGCTCGTTGGGTGAATCCAGATGCTTCGGCTTTGCTTTATGACGATCTGACAGAAAATGTTTGGCTGGATGCATTGAACAGTTCTGATTCTGTTGTGCAAGCCGCTGCGAGTTACAGCAGCACGGTGACCTATCCCACCACCAATTTTGCCGGGGGGCTGAAGCTGATTGCCAAAATGGCCAGCTCAACCACGCCCAAACTCGGCACGCGTGTGTTTTACGTCACGCTCGGCGGATTCGACACGCACGCCAATCAGGACAAAGACTTGCCGACGCTGCACAAAACATTGGGAGAAGGCTTGAAGGCATTTTACGACGATCTGACAGTTAAAGGTTTGGTAGACAAAACGCTGATCATGATCTGGTCGGAATTCGGGCGTCGGGTCGCCGACAATGCCAGCAATGGAACCGATCACGGCACAGCCAACAACATTTACTTCCTCGGCGGAAAAGTCAAAGGCGGTTTTTATGGCTCCGATCCCAATTTGACCGACCTGTCGCAAGGCAACCTGAAATACCAGATTGATTTTCGCGATGTGTATTCCACAGTGATTCAAGGTTGGTTCGGGAATTCGGCAAGTGAAGCGGCGCAAGTGCTCGGCGGAACGTTCAACAACCTGGGAACGTTCGTTTGA